The sequence CGAAACTTGAAACTCGAAACTTGTCCCGATAGCTATCGGGATGAAACCTGAAACTTGAAACTTAAAAAATGAACAATTATATCATACGAAACGCAAAACCTTCAGAATTTGAGGAAATCGGGGAACTTTTAATTCGCGTTTATTCAGCTTTGGAAGGTTTTCCTAAAGAAGAGGAACAACCAAATTATTATAAAATGCTGGCCAATATTGGCAATTTTACGCAATATCCAGAAACAGAACTTTTAGTGGCAGTTGATGAAAATAATACCATTTCTGGAGCAGTTGTTTATTTTAACGACATGCAATATTACGGCTCTGGTGGCATTGCGACTCAAGAAAAAGATTCGGCCGGATTTCGATTGCTTGGAGTTGATTCTCAAGCGAGAGGAAAAGGAATTGGAAAGCTTTTGACTTTAGAATGCCTCAAAAAAGCACAAGATTCCAAAAGGAAACAAGTCATTATCCATTCTACTTTAGCAATGAAAACAGCTTGGAAAATGTACGAAAATATCGGATTTAAAAGAGATGAAATTCTGGATTTTATGCAAGGAGAACTTCCTGTATTCGGATTCAGATATCCATTAATTTCATAAAAAATAAAAACTTTAAACATTTTCTATGTCACCCTGAGCGAAGTCGAAGGGCGCTGCAATTGGAAATGGGGCTTCGACTTCGCTCAGCCTGACAAAACAAACAAAAACTTGAAACATTAAACTTGAAACATTAAACTTGAAACAAAACAAAAGCCTTGAAACTAAAAACTATCCTTTTTATCGTTGCTTTTCTGGCAACTTTTAACCTTTTCGCACAAAATACCTACGTTTTTCTAGGTTCCTATAATCGTGATAAATCGGCGGAAGCCATTCAAGTTTATCAATTGGATACGCTAAATGGAAAATTGACAAAATTTGCTTCGGCAAAAAACATTGTAAATCCATCTTATTTGGCGGTTTCTCCAAATGGAAAATATGTGTATGCTTGTACCGATACTAAAACGCCAAACGCGGGAAGCATTAGCAGTTTTGAATTTAATTCTGAAAACAAAAGCCTGACTTTTTTAAACAGCCAAAGAAGTGGTGGTGAAAATCCAGTTTATGTTACGATTCATAAAAGCGGAAAATGGATTGCCAATGCCAATTATACTGAAGGAAGCGTTTCTGTTTTTCCAATTTTAGAAAATGGCAAAATAGACTCGATTGCACAAAATTTCCAATATATGGACGGAAGTACGCACAAAGAAAGACAAACCCGTTCACATGTACACTCGGCAGTGTTTTCGCCTGAATTTGATTATTTGTTTTTGCCCGATTTAGGTGCCGATAAAATTCGTTGTTATGCCTTTGATGAAAATCAGAAAAAACCTTTACTTGACACTAAAAATCCATTTACAAAGACTGATTTAGAAGCTGGTCCGAGGCATTTTACTTTTCATCCCAATCAGAAATTTGGGTATTGTATTGAGGAAATGGCTGGACAAATTAGTGTTTACAAATATGAAAATGGTGTTTTGAATAAAATTCAGCGCATCGCTACGCATCCTGATAAAATAAAAGAAGGTTTTGAAAGCTCAGATATTCATATTTCGCCTGACGGGAAATTTCTGTATGCTACAAATCGTGGAAAAGAAAACAATATTGCCATTTTTGCAATTGATGAAAATGGACTTCTGAAAAATATTGGTTATCAATCTACTTTAGGAAAACATCCAAGAGTTTTTGCCATTGATGAAAGCGGAAAATTTTTAATTGCTTCAAATGTGAATACCGGAAATGTGGTTGTTTTTAAAATAAATCCAAAGACTGGTCTTCTAAAAAAGGTCGGAAAAGAAATCAAAATGGAAAGTGTTTCCTGCGTTCAAATCCGAAAAATTTAAAAATAGAATTTTAATCTGTTACAAAAAAAATGACTCCGAACAACTTTAATTTACAGCCTGATTTTCTCGAAAACGAAATCTTAAAATTGATTCCGTTGCAAGAAAATCATTTTGAAGCGCTTTATAAAGTCGCTTCAGATCCTTTAGTTTGGGAACAACATCCTAATAAAAATCGCTATGAACGAGACGTCTTCCGAAACTTTTTTGAAGGTGCGATGGAAAGCAAGGGCGCTTTTGTTATTTTGGACAAAACAACAAATGAAATTGCCGGCAGTACACGATTTTACGATTATGAACCAGAAAACAAAAGCATTTTTATAGGCTATACTTTTTACGGCAGAAACTTCTGGGGAACTGGTTTTAATGCACAAGTAAAAAAAATTATGCTCGATTATGCGTTTCAGTTTGTTGATAACGTTCAGTTCCATATTGGGGCAGAAAATTACCGTTCGCAAAAAGCAATAGAAAAATTAGGTGCCAAAAAAATAGACGAAATCAATGTTGCTTATTATAACGAACCTTCGCGTCATAATTTTGTTTACAGAATAAAAAAATAAAAAATGAAAAATATAACCGTTTTCTGCGGATCCAGTTTTGGAACCGATGAAATATTTAGAGAACAGGCAGAATTGCTTGGAAAAACTTTAGCCAAACAAAATATAGGTTTAGTTTACGGAGGCGCAAACGTAGGCTTAATGGGCGCTGTCGCAGATGGTGCACTGAGCGAAAACGGAACCGTAATTGGCGTTCTTCCAAATTTTCTAAGATCTAAAGAAATTGCACATTTGGGTTTGACCGAATTGATTTTGGTCGAAAGCATGCACGAACGAAAAACCAAAATGAATGATTTATGCGATGGTGTAATCGCGCTCCCAGGTGGTTTTGGAACACTAGAAGAGCTTTTTGAAATGCTGACTTGGGCACAATTAGGACTTCATAAAAAACCAATCGCGATTTTAAATACGAACGGTTTTTATGATTCGCTGATTGAATTGACAGAAACAATGGTTGAAAAAGGCTTACTGAAAGACGTCAATCAAAAAATGCTTTTGGTAAGCGACAATATTCCCGATTTGCTGGAAAAAATGAAAAACTACAATCCGCCAACGGTTGGAAAATGGATAAATAAAGAAGAAGTTTAATGTGTTTCAGATTATAAGTTTTTAAACTGCTTTTTATATGCACTCGGGTTTAGTCCTGTATATTTCTTAAATAATCGATTCAGATGGCTTGCATCACTAAAACCAAATTCGTACACGATTTCATTAATACGCATATTGGTAAATTTTAATCGGGTTTCAATCAGCTTAATTTTATATGCGATACTATATTCTTGTATATTCTGTCCTGTTTTGGTTTTAAAATACTCGCTTATATACGTTGGTGAAACATTAAAAGCTGTTGCCATTTTCGAAGATTTCAATTGATCTGGCCGATAGATATTCTGATGAACATAATGTAATAAATCTAAATTTGGCATCGTGGTGGTCTGCTCAAAATTTATATTCGCCACAAGCGAAATATTTCTGGCAGCAATGGTTATTATAGTATTTAGAATTTGTTTTATTACTTCTTGTTGCTGCTGATCATGACTTTTTTCTTCTCTAATAAGGGCTTCGATCATTGCTCTTATTAATGGCTTGTCTGTCACTGTCTTTAATATACATCCCGGCAAATGATTATGATTGTGAAAAATAAATTCAAGTTTTTGAATCCATTCGCTGCTTTGAGTTTTAAGATAACTGTTATGAAATCTAATAAAGAAAAATTTCGTTTTCTCAGTAACTTCAAAACTGTGAGTATCTTCAGGAAAAATCAAAAATAACTTATCACTGCTGTAAGGTAATCGATGATCATTTATGATCTGAATTCCTTTTCCTTCCAATACAAAAACCATTTCAAAAAAAGTGTTTTTGCGCTCTTTCGCTTCATATTCTAAAACTTCTAAAAACTGAAGTTCAAATGGATGGTATAAATTTCTAATTTCCATCTTTCAAAAGTACAAAATATTCCAATGATTGTACAAATTTAAAAAAGCAGATCTTCTCAACTTTGTTGTATAAAATTACAACAATATGGAAACAATTTCTTTTTTATTATTGCGCATTGCAATAGCAATCAGCATGTTTGGACATGGATTAGTACGACTACCAAAACTGGAAGCTTTTAGTAACTGGATGACCAATAGTTTTGAAAATTCTATGCTGCCAAAAATTCTTGTAACTCCTTTTAGTTACATCTTACCCGTAGCAGAATTTTCAATTGGCGTTTTATTATTACTGGGTTTATTTACAAAACCATCTTTAATTGCCGGAGCTGTAATTATGCTAATTTTATTATTTGGCACCTCAATGATTGAAAACTGGGAAGCCATTCCGTCACAACTAATGCACATTGCTTTTTTTGCTTTACTGTTACATTTTATAAATGATAACAGTTGGGCTATTGATACATTAATTAAAAAATAAGCATTATGAGTTCAAGAAGAAATTTTATTAAACAAACCGGAATAATAGGAATGGTTGGCCTGATGAATCCTATTGAAACATTTTCTGAAGTTTCAAACAATGCTCCTGTTTTTTCTTCTAAAAAAACTAAATGGGCAGACGGCTCAAGATTAGTGGTTTCAATCTCTATGCAGTTTGAAGCCGGAGGACAACCGCTAAATGCCGAAAGTCCTTTTCCTCAAAATATGCAAAAAGGGTTTATTGATCTACCTGCTTCTACCTGGTATGAATACGGATATAAAGAAGGAATTCCACGTATGTTGGACAATTGGGATAAACTTGGCGTAAAAGTAACTTCGCACATGGTTGGAACCGCTGTTTTAAAAAATCCGGAACTGGCAAAAGAGATTATACAAAGAGGCCACGAAGCCGCCGCACACGGAATGAGCTGGAGCACACAATATACAATGCCGTATGAAGAAGAAAAAAAGTTCATAAAAGATGGTATTGATGCTATAAAAAAAGTCACTGGTTTTACTCCTGTTGGTTATAATGCCAACTGGCTGCGCCGAGGACAAAACACACTCAATATTTTACAAGAACTTGGTTTCAAATATCATATCGATGATCTTAGCCATGATGAACCTTTTATCATTCAGGTAAAAAATAAAGATTTTGCAGTAGTTCCATACACAATCAGATGCAACGACATAGTTCTGATTGAAGGGAAAAACTTTTCATCAGATCAATTTTTCCAACAAGCTAAAATGGAATTTGACCAATTATACGCCGAAAGTGAAACACAACGACGCCAAATGTCAATTAGTTTTCACGACCGCATTGGAGGAACTCCACAAATGGTAAAAGCCACAAATGATTTAATAAAATACATGCAACAACATCAGGGTGTGAGTTTCAAACGCAAAGATGAAATCGCCGAAATTGCACTTCACGACAAGACTACAATAAGAGAATAATCAATTTAGAATTTGAAATCCATACAAGTTAAAACTTGTGTGGATTTTTTATTTCTGGTAATTGGAATTTCTTTCTTAAATTAGGGCTTCAAAAAAAAATGTTTTGATTTTTCGTTTTTTTTTGAAGTATTTGCCTCTATTTTACAACGCACATTTTAGACATAAACCATGAAAACAGAAAACAACAAATTTGCAAAAGCCGAAATGCTGATTAGAAAACCTGTTTCAGAAGTTTTTCAGGCTTTTATAGATCCAGAAATCACACGTAAATTTTGGTTTACAAAAGGTTCCGGAAAATTAGAAGAAAACCAAAAAACCGAGTGGACTTGGGAAATGTATGGTTTTTCATTGACGGTAACAACATTAGTATTGCAAGAAAATAAAAAAATTGTGATTGAATGGGGAAATCCAGACGAAATCACTTTGGTCGAATGGATTTTTAGTCCGCTGAATGAAAATGAGACCTTTGTAAGCATTACGAATTCGGGCTTAAAAGGTGATGCCGATAAAATAATTGACCAGGTTCGTAATTCTACTGAAGGTTTTACGTTGGTATTAGCGGGAGCAAAAGCCTATTTAGAACATAATTTAAAGCTGAATTTAGTTCTGGATAGATTCCCGAAAGGTCTTGCCTGATAGTATTTTAACCGCAAAGGTCACAAAGATTTACGCAAAGGTCACAAAGTTTTTTGAGAATCACTAAAGTGAAATGCCCACAAAACTTTGTGCAGAAAAAATGGTAGGCAAAGCTTTGCGAACTTAATATAGATTCTGCTTGCTCCAGCAACTAAAAATACTTAGCGCACTTTGCGTTAAAATAACAGATATGTTTTGATCGTAGTACAAGTTCAGCAACCTGAAACTTGAAACCTAAAACAAAAAAATGGAAGTTAAAAAACCCGAAAATATCGACGAGTACATTGGCGGATTTCCAAATGATGTTCAAGAAATTTTGGAAAAAATCAGAATGACGATTCAGAAAGCAGCGCCCGATGCGAAAGAAAAAATCAGTTACTCGATGCCAGCTTTTGAGCAAAACGGAATTGTCGTGTATTTTGCTGCTTTTAAAAATCACATCGGACTTTATGCTTTACCAAGCGGACATGAAGAATTTAAGGATGAACTTTCAAAATATAAATCGGGAAAAGGTTCTGTTCAGTTTCCTATAAAAGAAAAGATGCCTTACGATTTGATCACAAAAATTGTAAAATTTAGAGTTAAAGAAAATCTGGAAAAAGCAAAAAAGAAATAGTTTTAGATTAATCATTACCGCCATTAACAAAGCATTATTCCATGAAAAAAATAAATCTTCTTTTTGTCATTTCTACCTTTTTTGTGAGTTTCTTTTGCAACGCGCAAGACGAAGCTTCAATTGAAAAAGAAATTCTTGAATTGCATAAACCAACAAAAATAGTTCATGATTCTATTTCAAAATTAATGAAAGAAGTTAATTTAAAAATAGAGACAGAAAAAGATTCTATTAAAAAAAATCAGCTTGCAATACGTTTAGATACATTATGGAATGCATTAGATGAGAATGGGATAAATGAATTAAAGCTTGATTTTGATTTTGCCCGAAAACATCCAAATTCATTAAAGGCGCTCCGCTTAATTAGAATCTCCGTAGGTCGTTTTGTTGGAATGAATTTTTATGACACTTTTGTGGAGGTTTTCCAAAATTTTTCTCCAGAAATCAAAAATTCAGAAGAAGGAAAAGAGATGGCCGAGAAATTGAATTATTTTAAACAAAGCAAAGTAGGAAGCATCGCTCCAAATTTTAGCTTAAAAGATATCGACAATAAAACTATTTCGCTCAGTGACTATAAAGGAAAATATATCTTGATTGATTTTTGGGCCAGCTGGTGTGCTCCTTGCAGAGAAGAATTGCCTTATATTAAAGAATTATATAAAAAATATCAGCAACAAGGTTTAGAAATTATCAGTGTTACCAAAGATGAAAAATCAGATCTTTGGAAAAATGCGATCACAAAAGAAAAAATTCAATCTTGGAAACACATTTCTATTTTAGAAAACAATAGCTCAATCGATAAAGATTACTTCGTAAATGGCATACCTCACAAAGTGTTAATCGATAAAAACGGCATTATTATTGGGAAATGGAAAGGTAGTGGCGAAAACAATAAACACGACCTACAGCAACAATTAAAATCGATTCTTGAAGTACAATAATACGGCAAATGAATTTAACCGAACATTACAACCAACTTTATAAAACAGCTTCTGAAGCAATTTCGGCAGGAAAGTATGCAATTGATTCAGAGCTCAAAAACGAATCCGATTCACGATTTGGAATAACATTATTAATTCGCCCAAGCGATGAAATAAAAGCAAAAATGGAGCTTTTTATCAATGAATTAAAAAAAGCCGAACCCGAGCAATATTTTTATCCAGATTCTGATATTCACATTACAGTACTGTCGATTATTTCCTGTTCGGAGAAATTTCAGTTAAATCAGATTGCACCAAATGATTATATTCAATTAATCTGCAAAAGTATGGTCGATGCTGACAAAATCAAAATTCATTTCAAAGGCATTACTGCTTCTCCTTCTGCCCTTATGATTCAAGGTTTTCCAACTGATGAAACGCTGAACAATTTCAGAAACAAGCTTCGCGATAATTTCAAAAACTCAGATTTGCAACAAAGCATTGACAGCCGTTATTCGATTTCGACAGCGCATTCTACTATTATGCGTTTTCAAGAACCGCTTCAAAATCCACAGAAATTAATTGAAATTGCGGATAAATTTCGTGATTATGATTTTGGGGAACTTGATGTAAAAAACTTAGAACTTGTTTATAATGATTGGTATCAGCGTAAAAGTACTACGCGCGTTTTGGGAAATTTTGGTTTGAGGTAGTTTATTTTGCCACAAATTTCACTAATTCTACTAATTTTCATTCACTTAACAAAAATACAATTCGTGTAATTCGTGGCGAAAAAAATCATTTTATGAATGTTCCAAAATGCCATAAAACACCAGACGGATCAAGAAGAAAACATTCGCTTCCCCAATCTAAATATTTTACTGGAGTGAGTTTTACACCTTCATATTTTTCAGGAAGATTTAATGCTAAAAGCTCATTATAATATCTTTCTGGATCATCAACTTCTAGAAAAATCATAGTGTTTTCAATCCATTCTTTGGCATAATAATCCTGAAGATAAAAAGCAAATTCTTCGTTTTTAAAAACAGAAAAATTAGATTCTAAGACACCTTCTTCAAAACCTAAATCACGATAAAAACTTCTTGATATTTCAAAATTTTTGGATCCTATAAAGGGACGAATTGATTTTATATTATGGTTCATTTTTATCACAGATTTAGTAAGTTGCGAAAAATTATCCTTTCTTTAAAATATTCCCCAAACCACGACCAATCTGCTCAATGGCTTCAAGACCTTTGGTTAAAGGCGTTGCCGTGAAATCTTCGTAGGCATCCATTGCGCTTTCTTTGCGGTCGTCTTGCGGATAAACCAAGAGAATATTATTGTCAGCAAACAATTTATCAAATTTTTGAGGCAGTCTGTCAAAAATAGACTGATACGAAACCGAACCTTTTCTAGATAAATTGAAAACAATGAAATCGGTTGGCTTTATTTCGTCTGAAATCGATTCAAAATTATCCCATTCCATTACGCTTTTAAAACCAAATTTAGCATTCAGTCTCAAATTATTTGCTATTTCTTGAATCGTTTGATGCGTTTTATAATCGGCGTAAAGCACAATCGGAATACTTAATTCTTGAGATAACCTGCAGATCTTCTGTAATAAAAGATGGAAACCAATTCCTCTTTCAGAAAATGGCGGACAAATAAAAACCAGTCTTTTTTCTTCAACAAAATTAGTTGGAAACCTGCAAATGAATAAACTCTTATCAACATTATTGATGATAGAATCAACATTTTCACCAAAAATTTTATCCAAGAATCCCGTTTTTTTTGGCCAGCCAATAATCACAATATCCGACATGATTTCTTTAGAAGTTCTTGCAATTCCGCTCGCCGGATTATGATCAATTCGGGCAATCGTATTAATTTTCACTTCTGAAGCCGATCCTTGAATCACAAATTTATCAACCGCTTTTTTATACTTCAGAATATTTTTTTCGGCTTGATCGTTATTCGGAACAATCGTCAATAAAGTCACAGGATTAGCTGATTTTTTATCTTTAATTAAAAGCGCGAAATCCAATAAACTTGCCGTCGCCGACGTTTTTGCCAATGGAATCAAAATATGTTCGTCTAAAATTTGATCATGCCCAGCATCTTCATGGGAGATTTCTTCTTCACAAATCGCGATTTTTTTAGCCGCTTTTTCAGTTGCAAAAGAAGCGACAATACAAGTAATCAAAATCAGAATAATTGTTCCGTTTAGGATATTTTCATCTAAAATTTTCGCTTTATAACCCACCAAAATTACAGCCAAAGTCGCTGCCGCATGCGCACTGCTTAATCCAAAAATCAATTGTCTTTCGGTTCTGGTATATCTAAAAACGACTTGTGTAAAAAAGGCAGCTGCCCATTTTCCAAAAATAGCCACAACACTCAAAGTTGCTGCTACAATTAAAGCTGTCGGTCCGCTTAAAATAACGCTTACGTCAACAAGCATTCCCACAGAAATCAAGAAAAAGGGAATAAACAATGAATTTCCAATAAATTCAATTCGGTTCATCAAAGCAGACGAATGCGGAATCAAAGGATTCAATGCCAAACCTGCAACGAAAGCACCAATAATAGGTTCTACTCCTGCAACTTCGGCCAAAAAGGCAGCGAAGAAAACAACTGAAAGCACAAAAATATAATGTGCATGTTTTTCACTTTCTAATTTCTTGAAAAACCATTTGGCAATTCTTGGAATAAGCAAAAACATAATTGCTGAAAAAATGGCTAATGAAACGGTCAATTTGATCCAAAAAGCCTGATTTAAACTTCCTTGACTACTTCCCATAATTACGGCAAGAATAATCAAAACGGCAGTATCAGTCAAAATTGTTCCTCCAACTGTTATGGCAACTGCTTGATTTTTTGCAATTCCTAATTTGCTCACAATTGGATATGCCACTAAAGTATGCGTTGCAAACATACTCGCTGTTAAAAAACTGGCATTAAATTCATAATGCAACAAATAATAACAAACCGGAAAACCGATTGAAAGCGGAATTATAAAAGTGAAAAAACCAAATAATAAACTCTTGTTTCGATTCGCTTTAAATTCATTCATATCAAGTTCAAGTCCAGCAATAAACATGATGTACAAAAGTCCGATAGTTGAAAATAAATTAACAGCTGAATTTTTTTCTAAAAGATGCAAACCATGTGGTCCTATAATAACTCCAGAAATGATCAATCCGATGATTCCGGGAATATTGATTTTTTTTAATAAAATCGGCGAAAGCAGAATTATAAAAAGTATTAAGGAAAAAATCAATACTGGATTCGTAAGCGGTAATTCGAATTCGTGTAAAAAATGCCTGAAAAATTCTATCATATTGTAATTTTATGCTTTCTGGTATTGTAATCGTAAAAAGACATTTTTCAGAATTAAAATAAAATCCTTTGAAGTGATTTCGTAATTATACCAAACAAATTAAGCGGTTTTAATAAAAGGCTCTCTACAAAAATACCGAAAAATAGCCAACTTTCTACGCAAACTACATATTAAACAATTAAATTTATTTTGTTGCCAAATTATTAAAATTTAATACCATTTTTAACAAAAGTGCAACATTCACAACCAAAATATAACTATCGTTGCATTATTCAATTATCTTTGTAATAACAAAATTGTAACAATGGAAGAATGTATCTCTGTTTTTGATATGCTTAAAATTGGTGTTGGACCTTCATCCTCACATACTTTGGGTCCTTGGAGAGCCGCTGAACGTTTTTTGGAAGAGCTAAAAAACGAATCTATTTTAGACCAAATCAAGCGCGTAAAAGTCGATTTATATGGCTCGCTTTCTCTAACAGGAAAGGGTCACGCTACAGATTTGGCTGTAATGCTCGGATTGAGTGGTCAAGATCCCGAATATATTCCTGTTGAAAATATTGCTGGAATTATCAAAAAAATTGAAGACCAAAACGAAATTATTTTGGCCAACCAATATACAATTCCGTTCTATTTTCTTCAAGATATTGTCTTCAATAAAGAATTCTTGCCTTTTCATGCAAATGGATTAAAATTTACTGCCTATAAAAATGATGATTCAGAATATGAGTCCACTTTTTATTCTATTGGCGGTGGTTTTGTGGTGAAAGAAGAACGCGAAAATGCCAAAATTAAAGAAGTCATCAAATGCGCTTTCCCTTTCCCAATTCAAAATGCAGTTGAACTTTTAAATTATACGGTTTCTGAAAACAAATCGATTTCCGAGATTGTTTATGAAAACGAAAAATCAATGCGCTCTGAAGCTGAAATTCATTCTGAATTGATGCGCATTTGGAATACCATGCTGGAATGCATG comes from Flavobacterium sp. KACC 22761 and encodes:
- a CDS encoding DoxX family protein encodes the protein METISFLLLRIAIAISMFGHGLVRLPKLEAFSNWMTNSFENSMLPKILVTPFSYILPVAEFSIGVLLLLGLFTKPSLIAGAVIMLILLFGTSMIENWEAIPSQLMHIAFFALLLHFINDNSWAIDTLIKK
- a CDS encoding iron chaperone codes for the protein MEVKKPENIDEYIGGFPNDVQEILEKIRMTIQKAAPDAKEKISYSMPAFEQNGIVVYFAAFKNHIGLYALPSGHEEFKDELSKYKSGKGSVQFPIKEKMPYDLITKIVKFRVKENLEKAKKK
- a CDS encoding TIGR00730 family Rossman fold protein — protein: MKNITVFCGSSFGTDEIFREQAELLGKTLAKQNIGLVYGGANVGLMGAVADGALSENGTVIGVLPNFLRSKEIAHLGLTELILVESMHERKTKMNDLCDGVIALPGGFGTLEELFEMLTWAQLGLHKKPIAILNTNGFYDSLIELTETMVEKGLLKDVNQKMLLVSDNIPDLLEKMKNYNPPTVGKWINKEEV
- a CDS encoding GNAT family N-acetyltransferase; its protein translation is MTPNNFNLQPDFLENEILKLIPLQENHFEALYKVASDPLVWEQHPNKNRYERDVFRNFFEGAMESKGAFVILDKTTNEIAGSTRFYDYEPENKSIFIGYTFYGRNFWGTGFNAQVKKIMLDYAFQFVDNVQFHIGAENYRSQKAIEKLGAKKIDEINVAYYNEPSRHNFVYRIKK
- a CDS encoding lactonase family protein, encoding MKLKTILFIVAFLATFNLFAQNTYVFLGSYNRDKSAEAIQVYQLDTLNGKLTKFASAKNIVNPSYLAVSPNGKYVYACTDTKTPNAGSISSFEFNSENKSLTFLNSQRSGGENPVYVTIHKSGKWIANANYTEGSVSVFPILENGKIDSIAQNFQYMDGSTHKERQTRSHVHSAVFSPEFDYLFLPDLGADKIRCYAFDENQKKPLLDTKNPFTKTDLEAGPRHFTFHPNQKFGYCIEEMAGQISVYKYENGVLNKIQRIATHPDKIKEGFESSDIHISPDGKFLYATNRGKENNIAIFAIDENGLLKNIGYQSTLGKHPRVFAIDESGKFLIASNVNTGNVVVFKINPKTGLLKKVGKEIKMESVSCVQIRKI
- a CDS encoding cation:proton antiporter gives rise to the protein MIEFFRHFLHEFELPLTNPVLIFSLILFIILLSPILLKKINIPGIIGLIISGVIIGPHGLHLLEKNSAVNLFSTIGLLYIMFIAGLELDMNEFKANRNKSLLFGFFTFIIPLSIGFPVCYYLLHYEFNASFLTASMFATHTLVAYPIVSKLGIAKNQAVAITVGGTILTDTAVLIILAVIMGSSQGSLNQAFWIKLTVSLAIFSAIMFLLIPRIAKWFFKKLESEKHAHYIFVLSVVFFAAFLAEVAGVEPIIGAFVAGLALNPLIPHSSALMNRIEFIGNSLFIPFFLISVGMLVDVSVILSGPTALIVAATLSVVAIFGKWAAAFFTQVVFRYTRTERQLIFGLSSAHAAATLAVILVGYKAKILDENILNGTIILILITCIVASFATEKAAKKIAICEEEISHEDAGHDQILDEHILIPLAKTSATASLLDFALLIKDKKSANPVTLLTIVPNNDQAEKNILKYKKAVDKFVIQGSASEVKINTIARIDHNPASGIARTSKEIMSDIVIIGWPKKTGFLDKIFGENVDSIINNVDKSLFICRFPTNFVEEKRLVFICPPFSERGIGFHLLLQKICRLSQELSIPIVLYADYKTHQTIQEIANNLRLNAKFGFKSVMEWDNFESISDEIKPTDFIVFNLSRKGSVSYQSIFDRLPQKFDKLFADNNILLVYPQDDRKESAMDAYEDFTATPLTKGLEAIEQIGRGLGNILKKG
- a CDS encoding glyoxalase → MNHNIKSIRPFIGSKNFEISRSFYRDLGFEEGVLESNFSVFKNEEFAFYLQDYYAKEWIENTMIFLEVDDPERYYNELLALNLPEKYEGVKLTPVKYLDWGSECFLLDPSGVLWHFGTFIK
- a CDS encoding mutarotase, with amino-acid sequence MNLTEHYNQLYKTASEAISAGKYAIDSELKNESDSRFGITLLIRPSDEIKAKMELFINELKKAEPEQYFYPDSDIHITVLSIISCSEKFQLNQIAPNDYIQLICKSMVDADKIKIHFKGITASPSALMIQGFPTDETLNNFRNKLRDNFKNSDLQQSIDSRYSISTAHSTIMRFQEPLQNPQKLIEIADKFRDYDFGELDVKNLELVYNDWYQRKSTTRVLGNFGLR
- a CDS encoding GNAT family N-acetyltransferase; the encoded protein is MNNYIIRNAKPSEFEEIGELLIRVYSALEGFPKEEEQPNYYKMLANIGNFTQYPETELLVAVDENNTISGAVVYFNDMQYYGSGGIATQEKDSAGFRLLGVDSQARGKGIGKLLTLECLKKAQDSKRKQVIIHSTLAMKTAWKMYENIGFKRDEILDFMQGELPVFGFRYPLIS
- a CDS encoding TlpA disulfide reductase family protein: MKKINLLFVISTFFVSFFCNAQDEASIEKEILELHKPTKIVHDSISKLMKEVNLKIETEKDSIKKNQLAIRLDTLWNALDENGINELKLDFDFARKHPNSLKALRLIRISVGRFVGMNFYDTFVEVFQNFSPEIKNSEEGKEMAEKLNYFKQSKVGSIAPNFSLKDIDNKTISLSDYKGKYILIDFWASWCAPCREELPYIKELYKKYQQQGLEIISVTKDEKSDLWKNAITKEKIQSWKHISILENNSSIDKDYFVNGIPHKVLIDKNGIIIGKWKGSGENNKHDLQQQLKSILEVQ
- a CDS encoding polysaccharide deacetylase family protein, with protein sequence MSSRRNFIKQTGIIGMVGLMNPIETFSEVSNNAPVFSSKKTKWADGSRLVVSISMQFEAGGQPLNAESPFPQNMQKGFIDLPASTWYEYGYKEGIPRMLDNWDKLGVKVTSHMVGTAVLKNPELAKEIIQRGHEAAAHGMSWSTQYTMPYEEEKKFIKDGIDAIKKVTGFTPVGYNANWLRRGQNTLNILQELGFKYHIDDLSHDEPFIIQVKNKDFAVVPYTIRCNDIVLIEGKNFSSDQFFQQAKMEFDQLYAESETQRRQMSISFHDRIGGTPQMVKATNDLIKYMQQHQGVSFKRKDEIAEIALHDKTTIRE
- a CDS encoding AraC family transcriptional regulator, producing the protein MEIRNLYHPFELQFLEVLEYEAKERKNTFFEMVFVLEGKGIQIINDHRLPYSSDKLFLIFPEDTHSFEVTEKTKFFFIRFHNSYLKTQSSEWIQKLEFIFHNHNHLPGCILKTVTDKPLIRAMIEALIREEKSHDQQQQEVIKQILNTIITIAARNISLVANINFEQTTTMPNLDLLHYVHQNIYRPDQLKSSKMATAFNVSPTYISEYFKTKTGQNIQEYSIAYKIKLIETRLKFTNMRINEIVYEFGFSDASHLNRLFKKYTGLNPSAYKKQFKNL
- a CDS encoding SRPBCC family protein, producing the protein MKTENNKFAKAEMLIRKPVSEVFQAFIDPEITRKFWFTKGSGKLEENQKTEWTWEMYGFSLTVTTLVLQENKKIVIEWGNPDEITLVEWIFSPLNENETFVSITNSGLKGDADKIIDQVRNSTEGFTLVLAGAKAYLEHNLKLNLVLDRFPKGLA